The sequence GAGGGCGGGGCTTGGGCTCGGGAGGACCAGCCTGCTTCCCCTTCTTTTCCTGTCcgctctaggaaggcagctccgCTCCTCTTAACCCTTGGCCAGCCGAgcgccccttctctccctctccaaagCAGGAGGATTTGGGGGTCCCTCTTGGCTGGCGAGCTGAGCTACTCCCTCCCttggaaacagcagcaggaggggagCTGGAAGGGGGAAAGGCTCTGCCAGAAGGAGGAAACCCCAAAGAGTTGGGGGGGACTCCCAGGGTCATCCCGTCAGCCTCCCCCAGGAAATGGGGGACAAGAACCAGGAGACCCAGGAGATGGGGGCGAAgagggtggggctgggagacaccAGAGGCTCCAACTCCTCTCCCAGCCCAGAGGATGCTGCCTTCAGCGCTGCCCTCTCCTGAGGAGTCACCCCAACAGGGCAGGAGGGCCAAGCAGGCAGAGCTGGCACCAGACTCTGGGCCCTGCGCCTCTTAGGGGCCCCACGACAACAGAGCAACAGAATATTGATTGGGTTTATTGCAATTGCTGGTTGGTAAAATCAGAAAGTGAggagatggcagaaagtgaggaggaattaaagaaccttttaatgagggtgaaagaggagagcgcaaaatatggtctgaagctcaacatcaaaaaaacgaagatcatggccactggtcccatcacctcctggcaaatagaaggggaagaaatggaggcagtgagagattttactttcttgggctccatgatcactgcagatggtgaaagcagccacaaaattaaaagacacctgcttcttgggagaaaagcaatgacaaacctagacagcatcttaaaaagtagagacatcaccttgccgacaaaggtccgtatagttaaagctatggttttcccagtagtgatgtatggaagtgagagctggaccaaaaagaaggctgatcgccgaacaattgatgcttttgaattctggtgctggaggagactcttgagagtcccatagactgcaagaagatccaacctctccattcttaaggaaatcagccctgagtgctcactggaaggacagatcgtgaagctgaggctccaagactttggccacctcatgagaagagaagactccctggaaaagaccctgatgttgggaaagatggagggtgcaaggagaaggggatgacagaggatgatatggttggacagtgttcttgaagctaccagcatgagtttgatcatactgcgggaggcagtggaagacaggagtgcctggcgtgcttctggtccatggggtcacgaagagtcggacacaactaaacaacaacaacaacaaaatcagaaaGGGATTCGGAGGTCATTTGCAAGGGGACCCAGAGATTTCGACGGCCAGGGGGCCTCCACAGGCTTTATTGGGGTCATGGTCCCCAGGGGACAGGGGCCCCCTCTGCATGCCCACCCCCAGCAGGGCAAAGGGCCCCAGCTCCCTCGGATGGGGGACAGGAAGAAGCTGGTGTCTCCTGCCAGGACAGACCCTGGGGgtccctccagctgctccaggtTCCCAGCCCTGACTGGCAGCCGTGAGCCTCCAGGGTTCAAGACAGGGAATGTTCCCAGCCTGACCTTGAGATGCTCACAAGGGAGATTGagcctgggcccttctgcatgccaagcaggtgtcctGCTCCTGAGCTATGGGGGTCCTTCCCAGAGTACTCAAGGGGCAGAGCTGTGAGCTGCGTCTTGACTGGGTCTTTCACCAAACAGCCCCTTCATTCCAGCTGCCACCCACCCCTGagtatttttatattttcctttatgaTTTATgaccttatttttcatttattaaaattcATATACTGCCTTCCTTTGAAGATATCAGGACATTACACAGCATtaacattcaaaataaaaacaccaattacataataaaaacaaaaatgaaaaacaccaGTATTTCCGTCTCCCACAAAGACACTTAAAATGATaaagtttaattagccaaaggcctgatggTTATGTTGTGCTTACTTAAACACCCTTCCAAACTCTCAGCCAATCAACAGCCCCTCCCCCAGATAACATTGCCTTAAATCTATTATAATACTGAACTTGACTTACTATTATTACATAAACTACTTTGCTAGAGGAGTACACAGCTTTAAATACAAACACCAGAATATGGCACCCAAATTTTAGGCAGACACAAATGCATGAACAATTTCTAAGAGTCTCataggagagccagtgtagtaTATTCCATAGAGGATTTGACTAcaccctgggagacctgggttcaaatccctccttggccacgaagctcactggacaGCCTTGgggagcctaacctacctcacagttaTTCTCATGATTGAAAAGGAGGTGAAGAACCATGTAACCCCACAAGAAcagaacaagaaaggagattctgactaaacatcaagagGATGCATTGCAgttggttagactagatgaccctcaagattCCTCCCAAAGCTACTATTCTATGACTCCAGGATTTCCCCCGCTGTGAGTTCtttcatgggaagtgagatttccttccagctcttcccacattccaagcactgatatggtttctcccctgtatgaattttttgatgggaagtgagattttcCTTGAAGGTGAATCTCTTTCCATACTCTTGgctttgaaatggtttctccccagtgtgaattcTCTTATGTTGCCATAACGTTTTTGTTGAAGCATAACACTtctcacattccaagcactgatatggcttctcccctgtatgaattctttgatgggaagtaagactAATTTTCcgagtgaagctcttcccacactccaagcactgatagggcttctcccctgtatgaattcttagaTGGGAAGTAAGACTAATTTTCCAACTGAAGCTCTtctcacattccaagcactggtatggtttctcccctgtatgaattctttgatgggaagtgagagtatccttcctggagaagctctttccacattccaagcactggtacaGTTTCTCCCCACTGTGATTCCTCTGATGTCGACGTAAGTATCTGCTTGTAGTAAAgaactttccacattccaaacactgatatggtttctcccctgaatGAATTCTTTTATGCTCTTTGAGCTGTGAGctgtgattgaagctctttccacattccaagcactgactGAAGttctctccacactccaaatcTTGATATGGCTTCTCCACTGTGTGGATTTTGTCCTGTTGTCCCTTATTCTTAATTTCTaattcatcaccacctgcaaCAAAGAGAGGAACAGATCAGAGCCCAAGAAAGAAACGAGTTCCCAGTTTTTGAATAACGCTCATGAACACTTGTGATAAAGGAAGATCTGCAGGGAGTTAGATGGGAAGTCTTACTGCAGAATTCAGTGCCTTTGCTGACTAACATTCACTGTTATATTTATGGGAAATTCATATTCAAAAAGCCTGTTCTTTTCAGGGATGAAATTTCTTTGGCTCAATCATTGAACCAACTCCATCTGCAAGGTCAAAACTCTATCTGAATGTGAATTGGATTCTCTGTCTACCAATTACCTAGCGTCCAGGGGAGAATTAAATTGCTGGGTAATGACAGGATTCTAAATGGGTTTGGAAAATAGATCAAAAAGCTCTAAACTAACTATTGGTGATTTCAAAAGATTAAGTGACGTCCACTTCCCTAGACACTCAGAAAGCCTATCCACACCCTGATCCCTGTGCAAAAAGGCAGAAGGGGAGGAACAATATTCACAGACCAAACAGTCCCCAGCCCCCCATGCAAGGTGAGCTGTGGGGGTGAGAATCCCAGGTGCTCTAGGTGGCAACGTTGGGATCCATCCAAATATGGGAGGTTTGTCACGGAGAAATATCTACTGAATTCCAAAACAGATATGATGACCCAAGAGGGAACTTTACCCAGAGAGATCATGGTCCTCCaagtctcctccatgacttccttatgcagagctctctgggcaggatccagcaacgcccactcctcagccgtgaaacgaacagcgacatcttcaaaagaAACTGAGCTCTGAAAGAAAAATATCCTTCTCTTAGGCAGCATAAAGATTATTTCCTGCACGTTGCTCTTTTGCTTCCTGCCTGGGCTGTTTTAACTGGATTGGTCTGCTGCACATTTGGATTACTGGTGCTTATTTTAATGAACTCCACGTTGTTTTATTCAGATCAATTTGTGTGtgcaagtgttccagtttgccaaATGGACGaatccctttctcctctccctgtgtgttgTTCTGGGATGGGAAGACTCTCCAGATGCCCCAAAGAcaatttataataaataatactagcgACATTCAGAGTTAAGGTGAAGGGGCTACTCAGTATCCTCTGCACATAAACCTTCATTAATGGCATTTTCAGCCTTTGTTAGGGGCAGCTTTGACAGAAGcaatgaggaggggagagatttgtTCTGTCTCAGAAATGCCCTCTGTCCCTCACCCTCAGCCTCTTTCCCCCCATAGCTCCTTCCCCCTACCTGATCCGGTTCCTCAGCCGCTGCTTCCCCTCCACCAGGAtgaagagatggaggaggaggtcttgccggcatcCTTCTTTCACCTGTGAGAGACAAAGGGAAGTGGGGAGACAGGAGTGCAGGATGCTTCTCTCAGAGCTGAAGCAGTGCATATCTAACTACAGATTAAGAAATACTCCCCTATACCTATTTCATATTTAATTGTGCAAAATTATTTATCAGGCTCCTCTGGGCTCTGGGCCTCAAGTGTCTTCCCCAAAAAGATCAAAAGAACCACCGGATTACTTTCAACACCAACAGAATGGGACCAAACTGAGAAAATACTCCTTCCTTCTTACCCAGTGGCTTATCTCTGGTGTCCAACAGAGACTTCTCTACTTCAGAGGAATCAGGACCCATTTCAGCAAACGGATCCTTTCCCTGAAAcagcaacaaggattcaaaacagagacgGGGAAGAGAATCAGAATAGGAATGGCAGAGACAAAAACTTTAGCAGCATCTGATATCCTTCCTTGGATATTTCCGAAAAAGGATGGGATTTAGGGATCTTCTCCCTCCtttttggagccccttgggagcatccagaggaaagtctctctcacctgcttcttctccacctgcttcctctcctccgcctgactcaggaggaaaccttcggccagggccactgcctggaaactggtctctgctccgcattccctcacccagctctccatctccgctggaaggacagccaggaactgctccaagatcacca comes from Podarcis raffonei isolate rPodRaf1 chromosome 13, rPodRaf1.pri, whole genome shotgun sequence and encodes:
- the LOC128399244 gene encoding zinc finger protein 586-like, producing MPARPPPPSLHPGGGEAAAEEPDQSSVSFEDVAVRFTAEEWALLDPAQRALHKEVMEETWRTMISLGGDELEIKNKGQQDKIHTVEKPYQDLECGENFSQCLECGKSFNHSSQLKEHKRIHSGEKPYQCLECGKFFTTSRYLRRHQRNHSGEKLYQCLECGKSFSRKDTLTSHQRIHTGEKPYQCLECEKSFSWKISLTSHLRIHTGEKPYQCLECGKSFTRKISLTSHQRIHTGEKPYQCLECEKCYASTKTLWQHKRIHTGEKPFQSQEYGKRFTFKENLTSHQKIHTGEKPYQCLECGKSWKEISLPMKELTAGEILESSGQEKKGKQAGPPEPKPRPPQRLPCSRGRDLPALPWDLSSLSFEDVAVPFPGEEWVLLDPDQRALHTEVIKEHCGIMAALGGDELEMKNKGDHDEIHTGEKPYKNLECAKSFSQSSQSTSHQKNPIGKKPYQCLECGKSFGWRAHLTVHERIHTGEKPYQCLECGKSFNQQANLTTHQRIHTGEKPYQCLECGKSFKERAKLTSHQIIHTGENPYHCLECGKSFNWKYNLISHQRTHTGEKPFQCLECGMRFSHKGSLTSHERTHSWESPHKCLECGRSFSQDSHLISHQIIHTMERPYKCLECGECFSQESFLTSHQRTHSGENQIPQESLDCCIGLDGESHLLQPPAMKDIQQKNS